CACACACATGCATATCAGCATGGGAACAACTTTCTCAAGCACATATAAACTTAATACAAGATGAAAAGAGATACCTGACTTAATTAGAATAAATCTTGACTTAATTATTTCAGTTAAGACTCTTTAGCTCCATCTTTTTCTCCAcacatattaaaattaaataaataaataaacaactgTTAATATTGTAACTTGCTTAAGCAAGAAAAAccaatccaaatttttttttttttttagacattCAAATATACAATTGGCACCCAGAGACAAATCACATTAAATACAAGAATAATGTTATACTTTTCATCGCAATcatgccaattaaaaaaaaataccaatttaATCATGATTGAGCTCGACTCCCGAGTAAAAGCTCATCTGGATTGCAGCAAATAATaaattgtgtttattttctACACTAAAagagtaatttgatttaaaCTATTGCAGACAGCACAATGTTTGGCCATCAAATTACACCTGTGAGCAAAATAGCCTTGAAAGAAACAAGTTGTCAACACCGTATTGAAATTTCATTTCCTTGAAGAACGCTTTATAGGTGCTCAAGGAAtaactcatttatatatatatatatatatatatatataagtaggaATATGTGAGAATTTGTTTTTCACATGGGATAGAAACAAAGCATGTTAAAAAGATGAGTGAGTATTAAAACTTCCATCATAAAACTACAGACCACTAGTCatcattttatgatttaaaacatcataaaaaaaattttaaaaaaatttacaagtaaagattttaaaaaaaattaaacaaaaacaaaagcatatATATTCTGCCTGCAATATACACgtggaaaattaaattttgaagaaggCTCATGCCAATGATTGCCCAATACTTTATGACCCCCTCATGGTCTACACAATACATGTCCTAAGCACTCTAACCAAGTTTCCAACCAGCCTATGTTCTTGGATAATAAAACCAATCATTTCCAAAACTAAGGACTTGTTATTTATTTCCATAGCCaattcaaacaagaaaaataaaaaagtaaaggtTTTATGTCATTGTCTGCCCAAGGCTTCATGACCCAacaatacttacaaaaaaaaaattctcattgaaaattaaaattaaaagaaattgagaaactGAGGGTCTTAGAGGAAAATATTTGTGTAAGGATAAACCCAATGCTGCAAAAAATCACGACATGCAAgggaaaaaaatctaaatctatTTATTAAACTGTTGCAtggcatttttttaattatgtcgTGATCCAaagtatttataattataaggcATTTTTATAACCTGAAACTCTCGCTCTCTTCATGCTCTAACCTAGATTCAACACCATATATATTCACAACCATATTCGCAACATTAGCCCTTAtatgcaataaaaatatatgaaataaatctcTAGGTTAAGGcattgtaaaatttatagagCAACCGGTAAAGCATTTATAATTATAAGGCATTTTTATAACCTGAAACTCTCGCTCTCTTCATGCTCTAACCCAGATTCAACACCATATATATTCACAACCATATTCGCAACATTAGCCCCTAtatgcaataaaaatatatgaaataaatatctAAGTTAAGGcattgtaaaatttatagagCAACCGGTGATGGAGCAGTAATATCCGTAATACTTACAGAGTAACCAGTGACAGAGATCTACTGCAATGAAGATCGACTGAGGGTTTTCTTCGTGTCCCTCTCGTAGACAccctgaaaattaaaattataaaaaacttagaaaatGAGAGTCTTAGAGGAAAATATTTGGGTAAAATAAACTCAATCCTGCAGAAAACCACGacatggaaggaaaaaaaatctaaacccaTTTATTAAACTGCTCTTAGTGTGAATCTGCGTGTAACTTTGTACTGAACAAAGAAATTCTTACTGAGCAGAGGCTTCAGCCATCAGGGCCTCCAACACCCTACTCAACAAAAACCAAGAATTAAACCCAAACTCAAAGATTGAAAATCATAGAACAATTCTGACCAAAAATTGATTGGAACAAattaacacataaaaaaaaaagaaaaaagaaactaagTCAAAGCTAGGCTTCTCTAGCCATGgatggtggagagagagaacttCCGAAACCACAGTTTCTAAGGCACAGTGGAGGAGATCGAGAAGAGAAACGATAGAATGGGCTGGAAATCTAAGAGGTTAAGGTTGAGATGATGGaaacagagggagagagaaaagtCGTTGGAGCTGGGTCTCACAGCTTCGATAGTTTGGGTTTTAGCAAGATGAAGAGAAATCGAGGGTAGcgaggtagagagagagaaaagataaGGGGTCTGAGTTAAGATAGAAAACTCAAGAGGGAGACGAAGTGGGATAGAATTTGTGTGGTCTGGGAAAAATATCACTAACACAATTTCACATTACAAGATGTAAAGATTAAAATACTCTCACATAAACGGATACAAAACGTTAAaacataagaataaaaataagaaagcaCACAAAAAACGGATCTCATGTATGGAGGACTATGAAACACTGTTCACTAATATCCCCACTTATTATATATGAGTTATGCTACACGtaagcctcacactctgcacaccacttaaaaatatatatgattttactattttatcctcatatttcatatttcatatttcatgaaacatgagggtaaaagaataaattcatatacttttaagtggtgtgtaggagtgtgaggcttatgtatataatttttcattatatatagtatagatatactttttttcttcaaaacatacctctctttttcttaaagTTGAAAGATATACTATCGATGATAGAGAAAATTtttctagtgtatttttaaggcctttaaagtttaaactcaACCAAATTATCGACAACTAGAGACAAGGCCAGACCACATACGGCTCGTGGTCTGATCGCACGAGCCTATAGATATTTAAagttgcgtttgaatgttgaattaagttgaattaagatgataaaatattattagaatattattatttattattattattttgagatttaaaaaaattgaattgtttattatattttgtattgaaatttaaaaaaattgtaatgataagtttatTTGAGTTTAGATTCCAAATGAATCCTAAATCTATAGATAATAAAGCGATCGcagacttttattttataatctcatcAAATCAATTAACCAAACGTGACCCTAATTTATGGAGACGCTGGGGTTCAATTTGTTGTACCACGAATAGCCAGTGCAAAGATTCTTTGACAATCGAGAGTGTCACTATATATCAATATGAATTTGTATAAGAGATATTCCGTACATCGAATCAATAAATAATCGGCAAAACTTTGTGGTTTGGTATAATTTCTGTAAATCAGACAACAATGAGAAGAATTAACTCGGAGGGATGGGCTTCGGAACCCATAGCTGCTGCTGCCCCCGCCTTGTCCAGATTCACAAGTGGCCCGTGGCTGCCACCGTAGGCGTTTCCgtcgtggtggtggtggtgttgaTCATGGCCAGAAGGAGGGTGGTAGTACATCCGAGCTGTTTGGGGACAGTGAGAGTGAAATCTCGCCGCTACTCTCACCCCCATATCCAATAATTCGACAAATTTCGCCCCCATGTTTACTCTTCCTGActcctgctgctgctgctgttgtttTTCTCTGTAGACTTAATATGCAGCCCCAGCCGGTATATGTCTGATCTCTGCAGCTATTGTTCACTGCTCATCAAAAACTGGAGAAATGATTTGATTtggagaagaaagagaggaaaggcATTTTATAGCCTGCTTGCCGCCTGCATTGAATAGTTTTCGCGTCTTCCTCGTCCCTTGACTTTCCTTTCTCTTACTAGGAAGGTTCTTTTTTTGCAAATTGGTCCATATTTCTAGTTAATTTCTCTTTAGCCctctatataatttattatgttttatatatgaaaataatattcaaaaacgctCTTCTACTTACCTAATATTAGCATTTGGAACCGTTTGAATTGAGagatcttattattatttattattatttataaattttaatttataaattttattattatttataaattattttattttttaatttaaatagaactttattattatattattatttcaatcctTGCATGTCTAGAACatatggtttattttttatttctctctttcctttttttttttttttgcacttacattatgaaaaatttccaaaaaaaatatagaattggtattatacttttttatgtaTTTCCCTGCAATAAGCTTGAATAATTTCATTCTTTGGTGTGTCGAATGTTtttactttaaatttaaaattaaaaatagaagagccaagaaaatatttagcattagtttttcatatttatgttcTATCAATAATTCATTTAGAGTAGAGGAATTACATATAGCATACACCATAGTCCCTCCTAATGAACACCACTTATGTAtcattctcaaaattaaaaaataataaatgataagataaaaggaattatttaagaaaaaaatttaaaaaataaatatgggaaCAATTCGAAATTTCGAATAATCTCGAGACAAATACCTAAATATCAAAACCTGAGGAATGTATTTTAGAATATGCCAAAAAGTTGGCCTTGTTGCCTATTCTTTTCTCACTTTATGTGGACGGCGTCGGTGACTCGGTTGTGCTCTTTCTAAGCTGGCGTCTCGAATTTCGAAAAGACAGCGTCAAGCTTCGGCTGTACGCGTACTCGTAGAATTGACCTTGACGGCACTGTCTAAGGGCTGACTTAAGACCTAGTCCtaaattttctccttttttttttttctttttactttcactcacaaacaaacaaataaataacgaAATATACGTATTGgaaaataaattgcataaagAATTGCTTGGAAACTGGTCCTAGAAGATataccattattaaaaaataaaaatttcttgattttattcGAAGCAAATGGGTTGGTGGAGAGGCAGCTTCGACTCTACGAAATTGGTATCTTCTTTTGTACCGTTGGAAAATCAAATTTACATTtactataaatagaaataatatttataatcgtataagatgtaaatatcatataatttttttaaaaaaaataaataaatacgagatttactttaaaaaatttaattttttaataataaattatcttcttttttaaaaaatttatacgaTACTTGTACAttttacaactatatataacattattctagtTTTTTAAGGAGGATCAACTCTATGGAatcatcatcaaataaaaaaaatctgtatataatatttatttattatctttattctATTCAAAGTGAACACagaacaatatttatataatatttttaaatatatatattaacaagtGAAATGGTCAAAACATTTTTACAATTCAAGTCACTGTGATGAAAGTCCTCCAATCgggttttatttttgaagaataTATAGATTACAAAAAGACCCGTACAGGCTAGGGGAGAGATTATctgttgtataaaatataagttcttGATTagaattatgttttgtttttaacagttttaaggaaaatagaaaatcatatattcaaTGAGGCAATGATATGAGAAAACTCCATTAACTATACTATATGTTTGGCATAAAAGATCCTTTCATTTACACTTATAAGTTTGgaagtaaaattaaaacaaatctgCCACGAGACTATATTACCTCAATACTCAGCATATTAAACATTTGTCCATATTCTTATTTGTAGCTATCCGTACCAAAATTTCCCTACTAGAGGGATGGACCCAACGTATGACCCGGCTTACCCGGCTCTTCCTTCTTCAAACTTCCTTATGCTATCTGCACCCAAATGTCCACAAACacccaattaaaattatatgaagaaaaatgccAAAGAAACTTTCAGAAGTACAATAGGAAATATAAGGCATCAATCCCATATAATTTGAGTGGAAGGGTAAATTTCCCACTGAAGAACTTccttaaattttaaatgttgGTCTCTTTTTGTTTATGGGTGTGGAATTAGACTTCTTTAGATGGTGCTGGAATATTGAGGAGAACGAGCAAACACCTTGTAAATATAGGGGTCTCGACGCCCTCCTGTACCTGACCTTTTCACCTCTTCGAGCTTTAACAACCTGCATATAAGGAATCATATTCAAATATGTATACTCAATTCCCGCCCTTCAATGAAAACATATACGTTAGCAACAAGCACTTCAGATTCATAACAATGCAGCAACAGCTATTGATTGAAATCATGTAAATGGTGTTCCTGATTAACGGTGATTCTTCATGCTGCTTTGTTAACACATGGCGAACCGTGGATGTTCTTGCAATTTTTAGCTTTCTAGTCTCTAGCCACAACTTTAACAGGCAtatcggagagttaactcacaCCACGTGCTACACACACAAAAAGCCACGTcgaaagatgagagagagagatctcaCATTCTGAGGGCCTTGCTTGTATCGGGGCTATCGCCGAGAAGTTGACGTATCTTCAGTTCAGAGGAACAACCGCCGGAGAGCAACTTCAAAATGTCTTCGGATCTGCGGCGCATGTGAACTGAGCCGACGTGCTTCCTCCTGATCTCCTCGCGTGTAGTCGCAAGCCTTTTCTGAGTTTTCTCACCTCTGGTAACGTAGCCGCTTCTATGGCTTCGCCCGCTTGATAGCGGGCTCGAGCTGCTTGATAAGTACGACGCATCCGTGGAAACGGATGCCGAGGACATCTTCACCTTCTCGGCTGAGCTGATTTCCTGGTCACAGGAGCTGTAGTGAATTTTCGAGCGGCTCTTCCGTACGATCTGCGAAAATGGAACACGTTTACACAGATTCAAACGATTTCACCAACAACCTAACAAACCGAATTAAGAATGACAAATGAACAAATTAGCATCCAAAAAATTCAAGCTCAAGCAGTTTTCGAAACTGTTTCGTGGAACTTTTTGATTTCCAATTTGATGAAACAGAGAGATTTCGACGTACTCGAAGGGAGAGAAACCAAAACTGGAACGGAGTCTGGGTGAAGTTTAAAAACAATGCCCGTCGTGTTCGATCGGAGATAGTAGGAGGGATTGTGAACTCGTGGAGCAAAACAGAGACTAGGGAGATTATTTGCTACCATCCAAATAGCAACAGATTTCGAAATTCAAAGCGGAGGTATTCGAGtaagagaaagaaaattgaa
This genomic interval from Juglans regia cultivar Chandler chromosome 3, Walnut 2.0, whole genome shotgun sequence contains the following:
- the LOC109004629 gene encoding uncharacterized protein LOC109004629; the encoded protein is MAEFPCPLERTVASALLLLSAIPPSPSLVSPPLIGSEDQWLKDGRKTKSYRESLLLSDSTAVSLKNESRTVSMSCTSSLTSEGSSEDIIACRMRMIAVMTRRHEMKLKVDLASALAAIVRKSRSKIHYSSCDQEISSAEKVKMSSASVSTDASYLSSSSSPLSSGRSHRSGYVTRGEKTQKRLATTREEIRRKHVGSVHMRRRSEDILKLLSGGCSSELKIRQLLGDSPDTSKALRMLLKLEEVKRSGTGGRRDPYIYKVFARSPQYSSTI